The genomic DNA AATTGAATGCCAAGTAAGACTCGTAATAATCTATCTTTTAGAGCATACGAAGATTCTTTTACCATCTGATGCGTTAATTTACCTACTAAAATATCACTTATCTCGACCCAAAATCCAGCATCACAATTCCATTTTTGCCTAAATTGCGAAGTAATGGACTTCTAAATACGGTATTTCGTTAGTGATCCTTTCAGGGCCCTGGCTTGTCACATGCGtctgaattttatatttccgtatATTAAACAAAGTATAAATATCTCCATATACCAAGTGTTCATTAATAAGTACTGCATCTTCAGAATTGTAACCTTCCCATGGCATATAAGCTACTAATAAATTTTTCCCCAAAGCTAGTTCGCCACCAAGTGTAGCCCCACCATTCGCTAAAATTTGCCCTTTTTTAATCCATGTCCCCCCGTGAACCTGTGGATTTTGATGCATACAAGTATTTTTGTTGGAACGTTGATACATAACTAATGGAATGCTTAGAGTATCTCCATTACTTGATAAAACAATCTTGTCAGTATCAGTATAAATGATTTTTCCCTCGTGTTCGGCTATAGCAAGAGCTCCTGAATCTAAAGCCGCCTGACGTTCCAACCCAGTTCCAACAATGCACTTCTCAGACCGCGAAAGCGGAACTGCTTGACGCTGCATATTCGAACTCATTAAAGCTCGATTCGCATCATTATGCTCGATAAAAGGAATCAGGGAAGCTCCAATCGAAAATTATTGGAAGGGAAAAATACTTCGAAGATTGACCTGTTCCcatgtaataataattttttttttgatgtaTCGAGCTAGAACAACCCATTTTTCCTGAATACCCCAATTCAATGCTAAAGAATTGCCTCCCACTATCATATAGTATTCATCTCTACCCGATGATAAAAAATACTCGTACTTTTTTTGATTTCTCGGAAATTTCATAAAACGGACTTTCTAGAAACCCTCACTGCCCAATCTTGACTTGAATTTCTAAGGAGCCAATAAGTCCAACATTTATTCCTTCCGATGTGTCAATTGGACAAATACGTCCATAGTGACTAGGATGGATATCTCGTATCCGAAAACTAGCAGTTCTCCCTATCAACCCCATGACCCAAATAACTCAATTTTCTCCCATAAACTATTTGTGTTAATGAATTAGTTCGATTCAAAACTTGAGAtaatggtgaatatgttcaaggtcaaaagggtgtacaagatttggctatcgacttctataagcagcttatgggtataagaaagcagcatcaaagtcacctgaataccttgtatcatattattgatagaaaaatttctgcagaagatagtcgcgagttgataag from Impatiens glandulifera chromosome 9, dImpGla2.1, whole genome shotgun sequence includes the following:
- the LOC124914575 gene encoding DNA-directed RNA polymerase subunit beta-like produces the protein MSSNMQRQAVPLSRSEKCIVGTGLERQAALDSGALAIAEHEGKIIYTDTDKIVLSSNGDTLSIPLVMYQRSNKNTCMHQNPQVHGGTWIKKGQILANGGATLGGELALGKNLLVAYMPWEGYNSEDAVLINEHLVYGDIYTLFNIRKYKIQTHVTSQGPERITNEIPYLEVHYFAI